A genome region from Candidatus Alcyoniella australis includes the following:
- a CDS encoding FAD-dependent oxidoreductase — protein MAGQRGRSVGSVLVVGAGIGGMQASLDLANAGFHVTLVERSTAIGGRMAQLDKTFPTNDCSMCTISPKLIEVDKHLNIDVLTDSEVTALRGEAGDFRVRLLRAPRYVDLERCNNCGDCLEVCPINVPSEFDQGLGTRHAIYKSYPQAIPAAVAISKAERPPCVLACPAGVNCQGYTALIADGRFAEAYALIRERNPFPSVCGRICHHPCEAECNRSQLDQGVAINDLKRFVADWVATRRAQGDDPAPLEQIEIDPHKARVAVIGGGPAGISAARDLRRLGYPVTLFEAADEPGGTMRSAIPRFRLPDEALQRDIHEAIAGVELRLGRSLGRDFTLDELRAEGFAATFVALGCAAPLRIERASDGS, from the coding sequence ATGGCCGGACAGCGGGGACGCAGCGTGGGCTCGGTGCTGGTGGTCGGCGCGGGGATCGGCGGAATGCAGGCCTCCCTGGACCTGGCCAACGCCGGGTTCCACGTCACGCTGGTCGAACGCTCCACGGCCATCGGCGGCCGGATGGCCCAACTGGACAAGACCTTCCCCACCAACGACTGCTCAATGTGTACGATCTCGCCCAAGCTGATCGAGGTCGACAAGCATCTGAACATCGACGTGCTGACCGACAGCGAGGTCACTGCGCTGCGCGGCGAAGCGGGCGACTTCCGCGTGCGCCTGCTGCGCGCCCCGCGCTACGTGGACCTGGAGCGCTGCAACAACTGCGGCGACTGCCTCGAGGTCTGCCCGATCAACGTGCCCAGCGAGTTCGACCAGGGACTGGGCACGCGCCACGCGATCTACAAAAGCTACCCCCAGGCGATCCCCGCGGCCGTGGCGATCTCCAAGGCCGAGCGTCCGCCGTGCGTGCTCGCCTGCCCGGCGGGGGTCAACTGCCAGGGCTACACCGCGCTGATCGCTGACGGCCGGTTCGCCGAGGCCTACGCGCTGATCCGCGAGCGCAACCCGTTCCCCTCGGTCTGTGGCCGGATCTGCCACCATCCCTGCGAGGCCGAGTGCAACCGCTCGCAGCTCGACCAGGGCGTGGCGATTAATGACCTCAAACGCTTTGTGGCGGACTGGGTCGCAACGAGGCGCGCCCAGGGCGACGATCCCGCGCCTTTGGAACAAATCGAGATCGACCCGCACAAGGCGCGCGTGGCCGTAATCGGCGGCGGTCCGGCCGGGATAAGCGCGGCGCGCGATTTGCGGCGATTGGGCTACCCGGTGACGCTGTTCGAGGCCGCGGACGAGCCCGGCGGCACGATGCGTAGCGCGATTCCGCGCTTCAGGTTGCCTGACGAGGCGCTGCAACGCGACATCCACGAGGCGATTGCCGGTGTGGAGCTACGCCTGGGGCGCAGCCTGGGCCGCGACTTCACACTCGACGAGCTACGGGCCGAGGGGTTCGCCGCAACATTCGTGGCCCTGGGCTGCGCAGCTCCGTTACGAATCGAGCGTGCGAGCGACGGCTC